ATCCGACCGCGTTCAAGGAGCACTACCGCAACCCGATCGAGCGCGGTAAGGACCCTGCGGCGCTGGAGACGCTACGGCGGCGCGTACGCCCGCTGATCCGTCGCCGCACCAAGGAGCTGGTCGCCGCCGACCTTCCGCCGAAGCAGGAGCAGGTGCTCGAGGTGGCGTTGTCGCCGCAGCATCGGCGCATCTATCAGACGCATCTCCAGCGGGAGCGGCAGAAGATCCTGCGGCTACTGGACGAGCCGGACGACAACCGCTTCACGATCCTGCGCTCGCTCACGCTGCTACGTCAGCTCAGCCTCGACCCGTACCTCATCGACGATATGTACGCGAACGTCCGGTCGAGCAAGATCGACGCGCTGCTGGACCAGCTTCGCGAGGTGGTCGGCGAAGGACATCGGGCGCTCGTGTTCAGCCAGTTCACCCAGTTCCTAGGGCGGGTCCGTGAGCGGCTCGACGCCGAGGGCGTGACGTACGCATACCTCGCCGGCACCACCCGCGACAGAGCCGCCGCGGTCGAGGAGTTCAAGGGGGGCCACGCGCCGGTGTTCCTGATCAGCCTGAAGGCCGGCGGGTTCGGGCTCAACCTCACCGAGGCCGACTACTGCTTCGTCCTCGATCCGTGGTGGAACCCCGCCGTCGAGGAGCAGGCGGTCGACCGCGCGCACCGCATCGGGCAGACCCGTCGGGTGATGATCTACCGGCTCGTATCGGCCGACACCATCGAGGAGAAGGTGATGGAGCTCAAGGCGCGTAAGCGCGACCTGGTGGCGCGGGTGATGGACGACGCGGCGGGCGAGCTGTCCGCGCCGCTGTCGGCGAGCGACATCCGCGGGCTGCTGGGCTGAGCAGAATGGCTGCGAGCCGACGGCCGTTACCGCTACCTTGGGGCCGGTTCGCGCAACGCGGCGCCGTTCGGAGTGTAAAGTGCAGTTACATTCTCGGGAGTAGGAGTTGCCATGCCAGGGTGTGACCATCTGGCGGGTGCGGCGAGCCCCGATCCGCCCGAAGTCCTCGAGTGCCCGGAGTGCGTCGCGGCGGACAGCACCTGGGTCGGCTTACGCCAATGCCTGGCCTGCGGGCAGATCGGTTGCTGCGACTCGTCACCAGGGCGACATGCGTCGGCACACTTCGACGTGACAGGTCATGCCACCGCTCGATCGATCGAACCCGGTGAGTTCTGGCGATTCTGCTTCATCCACCGGGTCATCGGCTGACGCTCTCGTATCCACCTTGGCGGCGTCTGACAGAGTGGGTGTGCCACCCGACGGGGGATGAGCACGGCGAATCGGATGGAGTGGATGGTGTTCAGGTATGTAGGAGCGGTTGCGCTTGCGATCGCCTTGACGATGACCGCGGCATCCGGTGCTGCGGCCGACGAAACGCCGACCACGGTCCGCGCGAAGGTCGGCGACCAGGTGCAGATCCAACAGGAGCCGCGCGGCAAGAAGTGCGCGACCCGGCAGGAGTACAAACGGATCAAGACCAAGGGCAAGCGTGGCACGACGCTGCGTCAGGTGCGCCGGATCATCGGGTCAAACGGCAAGCGTGAGCGGATCTCGCGCGCCAACGGTCACAAGTGGGAGATTCGCCGCTACCGGCACTGCGGGAGCAAGATCATGCACGTGTACATCAACTATCGTGACAACCGGGCGTACTTCAAGACGGGTCGGCCCGCCTGAGTGGAACCTCCGAGCCGGTCCGTCGGCTCCGCGCCCTGACCAGGTAGCGTCAGTACGTACGACTTCAGCCGCGAGAAGGAGAATCGAATGAGCGATCCGAGCAGCATCGGCATGAGCTGGGCACAGCAGCCGTCCAGCGTCATGCCCAAGGATCGCGCCCACCTGCAGGAGCTGATCGAGGAGGCCCTGCGCGAGTGGAGCGACGAGACGCCTGAACGCGACGAGGACGGCGACTTCCCGATCCGCACCGATGACGCCGAGATCATCCTGCGGCCGTTCGACGACCAGGCCGTGATGGAGCTGATGTCTCCGGTACTGGTCGAGATCACGAACCCGCCGGCCGCCGAAGAGCTCGCGAACGAACTGAACGCCCAGCCCGGGCCGATCAAGTTCATCTACACCCAGGGCGCGATCGTCGCGTTCGCGTACGTGTTCACCATGCCGTGGGTGGCCGACCACCTGAGCATCGCCATCGGCGGGCTCTCGGACACGGTCGCGAGCCTCGATGACGACCTCGACCGGCGAGTGTCGGGCGAGTACGTCGTCGAGCGCAGCTGAGTCATGGCGATCAAGCCCGATCTGCTCGCCATCCTGGTGTGCCCGCAGGATCGCGGGCCGCTGATCGACGTCGACGGACAGTTCCTCTACAACGAGCGGCTCCGGTGTGCGTACCCGATCCGCGACGGCGTGCCGATTCTGCTGATCGATGAGGCGCGCGACGTCGACGACGCCGAGCACGCACAGATCCTGCAACGCTGACCAGGCACTTCTGGACCAGCGACGAGGCGGTTGGCGCGAACCACGTTCGCGCCAACCGCCTTTCGTTGCACCGAGGGTGCCTTCTCGACGCTAGTTGGACTTGCGCATCGCGGATGTACCCACGGCGACGCCGAGTACGCAGACGATCGCCGCGGCCAATGCGCCGGCACCCATCGACTGCGCGTCGAAGCTCCCGTTGAACAGATCGCGCTCGGCCTCGATGATGTACGTGAGTGGGTTGAGGTCGGAGAGCGTACGCAGCCAGCCGGGTGCCCCGTCGAGCGGCAGCATCATGCCGGCGAGCAGCAGCACCGGGAACAGGAACGTCTGCTGCACGGTCCAGAAGATCCAGTCCTGACCCTTTGCCGCGAGCGCCAGCGCGTACGACAGCGAGCCGAGCCCGACACAGAACACCGACAGGATCACCAGGCCCACCAGCACACCGGGCAGGTGCAGCTCGAAGCTGAACGGCGTCACGATCGCCACGACGACGAACGCCTGCACGATCACCGGCACGATCTCCTTCAGCGCGCGCCCGATCAGCAGCGACGGGCGCGACAGCGGCGTGACCAGGGTGCGCTCATGGGAGCCGGTCTGCATCTCGAACAGCAGGTTCGATCCAGTCATCGATGCGCCGAACAGGCACGACATCGCGACCACCCCGGGTACGAACCACTGCAGCGCGCTTCCGGAGCCGAGTCCGGGTACGTCGGTGAGCAGCGGCGCGAAGAGTGCCAGGAAGAACAGCGGCTGGATCATCGAGAACACGACCGTGAACGGGTCGCGGATGACCGGGCGGAGCTCTCGGGTGAAGACGATTCCGGTGTCACGGATGAGGGTGGTCATGCTGCGATCTCCTCGCGGTCGGTGCCGACGGTGGCACTGGTGGTCGATTCGTCGTTGGCGGAGTGGCCCTCGCGCAGGCTGCGGCCGGTGAGGCCGAGGAAGACGTCGTCGAGGGTCGGCCGGGTGACATCGGCGGACCGAACGGTGATCCCGGCGGTGGAGAGATCGCCGATGAGTCGGGGAAGGAGCTCGGGTCCGCTTTCTGCGCGTACCTCCACTCCGGAGCCGGTACGTGCGACAGCCGCCGCGGGTATGGCGGTCGCTACTCGTGTCGCGGCGAGCGCCGCCGCGTCGTGACTGTCGAAGCCCAGGGCGATGCGGTCGCCGCCGAGATCGGCCTTCAGCCGCTCGGCGGTGTCATCGGCGACGATCCGGCCGTGGTCGACGACCACGATGCGCTCGGCGAGTGCATCCGCCTCATCGAGGTAATGCGTCGTGAGTACGACGGTCGTACCGAACCGCTCGCGGAGGGAGACGATGTGCTCCTGGAGGTTCGCGCGGTTCTGCGGATCGAGTCCGGTCGACGGCTCATCGAGAAACAGCAGCTCCGGTGCGTGGATGAGGCCCATCGCGATGTCGAGCCGGCGCCGCTGACCGCCCGACATCGTCGACACCTTTCGGTCTGCGACGCCGGCGAGATCGAGCGACTCGATCAGCTCTGCGGCCCGGGTACGAGCAGTACGCCGCGACAGCCCGTACGCCCGCCCCTGCGTGACCAACTCGTCGCGCCCGTGCTGCTGGTGACCGGCGCCGTTGCCTTGGCCGATGAAACCGATCCGCCGGCGTACGTGCTTGGGGTCGCCGGTGACATCGTGGCCGGCGACCATCGCCGTGCCCGACGTCGGAGCGATGAGCGTGGTCAGCATCCGCAATGTCGTGGATTTGCCTGCGCCGTTCGGGCCGAGTAGCGCCACCAGCTCGCCCGACTCGACCGCGAGGTCGAGGCCACGTACGGCCTCGACGGTCTGTTTGCCCGAGACGAAATGCCTGGTGAGTCCGTGGGTTTCGATCATCGTCGTGTTCATGTGGACTACGCTAGGAACGCTTTAGGCCAGTTAGTGTCCGCTATCGAGATCATCCTGGAAACATGTCTGGATCAAGCGCACGAATGCTCCGTCTGCTCTCCTTGTTGCAGACCCATCGCTATTGGCAGGGCACCGAGCTCGCCGATCGACTCGAGGTCAGCTCGCGCACCGTACGCCGCGACGTCGACCGCCTGCGTGAGCTCGGCTATCCGGTCGATGCCACGCGCGGTGCGACGGGCGGATACCAACTGCAGGCCGGCGCGTCCCTCCCGCCGCTGCTGCTCGAGGACGACGAGGCAGTTGCGATCGCCGTCGGCCTTCGTACGGCCGCGGGCGGCGTGGTGTCGGGTATCGAGGAGTCATCGGTACGCGCGCTCGCCAAGATCGTGCAGGTGATGCCGAAACGCCTCCGTCGAAGGGTCGACGCGCTGCAGGACTACACCGTGCCGGCCCCGCTGGCCGGGCCGACGATCGATGCCGTCGCACTCTCCACGCTCGCGCAGGCATGCCGCGACAGCGAGCGGCTGCGGTTCGCGTACACCCGGTACGACGGGGCTGCGGCCGACCGGCTGGTCGAACCCCACCGGCTCGTGTCCCTCGGGCGGCGTTGGTACCTCGTCGCATGGGATCTCGTACGTCACGACTGGCGGAGCTTTCGCGTCGATCGGCTCAGCGACCCGCAGCCGCAGGGAGTGCCGTTCAGACCGCGCGAGCTGCCTGCGGCGGATGCTGCCGAGTTCGTGCAGTCCGGTATTGCGGCCAGGCCGACGGAGTACGACGTACGGGTGGTCATCGAGGCGCCGGCCGAGGAGGTACGCCGCGTCGTACGCCGCTGGGGCGAGGTCGAGGAGCTCGGCGCGGACTCGTGTCGGCTCCTGATGAGCGTCGACGACCTCGAATGGCCCGGGCTCGTTGTCGCGTCAGTCGGCGCCGAGTTCACCGTGGAGGCACCCGAGGAACTACGTACGTACGTTCGCGAGGTGAGCGAACGATTCGGTCGTGCCGCGAGTCGCTCCCGTTGACTCAGAACTCGTCGATGGTGGCCTTGTCGCCACAGATGGAGACCACGACGTAGAACCCGCGCTGCAGACCGAACCTGTCGCCGACCCTGAGGTCGGTCGCATGTTTGCGTTCGACGCTCGACGACTTGCCGAGGTCGAACGTGACGGTCGGCTTCTTCGCGTCGAAATCTGCCGAGTCGAACGCCACGGTGCTGCCACCCGGCAGTTTTGTGGCCTTCGTACCCACAGCGATCGCGCCCTTGCCGTCACCGGTGCACTCGTTCTCGGCGCCGGCGTGAGTCGCCGAATCGGACGCTTCGTCGTTCGTTGGTTCTTCGGCATCGGAGTCGTTGCTGCAACCGGCAAGGGCGGCCACGGCCAACAGGAGCGCCGCTGCGGTGCGTACGCCTGACGTTGGAGCGCCCACGCCCGGCCGCCTCACGCGCTCGGTGTGGGGTAGCCCTCGGACGGTTGGACGACCACGAAACCCGGGCCGTGGAACGCGTACTGCACGGCCTCGCCCGAGCCACCGCGCAGCATCGACTTCACGTTCATGCTGTTGGTGACGTTCGGAGTCAGGTTCGCCGACCAGCAGACCGCGGCCTGCGTATCGACGTACGTCGGCTGTTGCGAACAGTCCAGGATCGTCGGCGTGCCGTGCGATGTCAGCGCGACCATGCCCTGGCCCTGGACGAGCGTGTTGAACAGCCCGCCGGTCGCGATACCAGCACCCTTCGTACGGTGCACATCCCATTGCAAGGCGGCATCGAAGGCCAGGATCGAGGTGCCGTTGACGCTGATCCCGTCGCCTTCCAAGGCGATCAAGAAGATGTCGCTCGCGGTGTCGGCGAAGAAGACCTCGCCCTGGCCGCTCACCCGCATCAGTGGGGTGTCTTCGCTGGTCATTGCCCGCTTCACGAATTTCGCGACGCTGCCCGAGCCCTCGTGATGGAACTGGACCTGGCCCTGGTACGCGACCATCGCCCCCTTCGCGGCAAGCACATCGGGGCCGAGCGTCACTTTCAGGAGCTTCTTGTTCTGCAGGGCGAATCGATCGGCGGTCTGGATCTCGTTATGGGCCTGGGTGAAGAGGTCGCTTCGCATGGCCGCCATTATGGATGCGGTACGGGGCCGATCGACGGCGACCCCGCTATGAACCTTCAGACGGACGGAGCAGCATGTCGAATCCGGATGCCGACGACCTTGCCCGCCGCTGCGCCGAGCAGATGTGGTCGACCGATAAAGCGAGTCAGCATCTCGGGATGCGGATCCTCGAGGTACGCGCCGGGTACGCGATGCTGTCGATGGAGGTCACCGAGCTGATGGTCAACGGCCACGACATCTGCCACGGCGGCTACATCGCCACGCTCGCCGACAGCGCCTTCGCGTTCGCCTGCAACAGCCACGACGACGTGACGGTCGCGGCCGGATTCGACATCGCGTTCCTGGCTCCCGGGCGACTCGGCGATGAGCTGCGCGCAGTAGCGGCGGAGCGTACGCGCACGGGCCGCAACGGGATCTACGACGTCACGGTCTTCCGTGGCGCAGGCGAGGATGCAGAGCGGATCGCCGAGTTCCGCGGTCGGAGCCGCTCGCTCGGCCGCCCCCTTCTCAACCGCTGATTCGTCACCCCCGCACGCCTGACTCGTCAGTCTCGCAGCGTAAGACTGACGACTCAGCGGGGCAGGACCGACGAGTCAGCGCATCAGGCGAAGGGGGGCCGCTCGTCGAGGCGTAGCGAACGCCGGCCCGCCCAACGCCACAGCCGTGCGGTGGCGTCGCGGTCGGCGTCGGTGACCAGATTGCCCATCACGCGCAGCGCGATCGTCATCAAGAAATGCGATCGCATCCCGATCGGGCCGAGTGCGGGCAGCAGCCGCGGCAGCGTGATCAGCCCCGCAAGTCGGCGAGCGATCGAGAAGGCCTCGCCGTACTGGCGCTGCAGCGTCGCGGGCCATCCGCATCGGAGGTCGTCGTCGGTCGCGAGCATCTCGG
The sequence above is drawn from the Nocardioidaceae bacterium SCSIO 66511 genome and encodes:
- a CDS encoding AIM24 family protein, whose product is MRSDLFTQAHNEIQTADRFALQNKKLLKVTLGPDVLAAKGAMVAYQGQVQFHHEGSGSVAKFVKRAMTSEDTPLMRVSGQGEVFFADTASDIFLIALEGDGISVNGTSILAFDAALQWDVHRTKGAGIATGGLFNTLVQGQGMVALTSHGTPTILDCSQQPTYVDTQAAVCWSANLTPNVTNSMNVKSMLRGGSGEAVQYAFHGPGFVVVQPSEGYPTPSA
- a CDS encoding YafY family transcriptional regulator; this translates as MSGSSARMLRLLSLLQTHRYWQGTELADRLEVSSRTVRRDVDRLRELGYPVDATRGATGGYQLQAGASLPPLLLEDDEAVAIAVGLRTAAGGVVSGIEESSVRALAKIVQVMPKRLRRRVDALQDYTVPAPLAGPTIDAVALSTLAQACRDSERLRFAYTRYDGAAADRLVEPHRLVSLGRRWYLVAWDLVRHDWRSFRVDRLSDPQPQGVPFRPRELPAADAAEFVQSGIAARPTEYDVRVVIEAPAEEVRRVVRRWGEVEELGADSCRLLMSVDDLEWPGLVVASVGAEFTVEAPEELRTYVREVSERFGRAASRSR
- a CDS encoding ATP-binding cassette domain-containing protein; translated protein: MNTTMIETHGLTRHFVSGKQTVEAVRGLDLAVESGELVALLGPNGAGKSTTLRMLTTLIAPTSGTAMVAGHDVTGDPKHVRRRIGFIGQGNGAGHQQHGRDELVTQGRAYGLSRRTARTRAAELIESLDLAGVADRKVSTMSGGQRRRLDIAMGLIHAPELLFLDEPSTGLDPQNRANLQEHIVSLRERFGTTVVLTTHYLDEADALAERIVVVDHGRIVADDTAERLKADLGGDRIALGFDSHDAAALAATRVATAIPAAAVARTGSGVEVRAESGPELLPRLIGDLSTAGITVRSADVTRPTLDDVFLGLTGRSLREGHSANDESTTSATVGTDREEIAA
- the paaI gene encoding hydroxyphenylacetyl-CoA thioesterase PaaI, with translation MSNPDADDLARRCAEQMWSTDKASQHLGMRILEVRAGYAMLSMEVTELMVNGHDICHGGYIATLADSAFAFACNSHDDVTVAAGFDIAFLAPGRLGDELRAVAAERTRTGRNGIYDVTVFRGAGEDAERIAEFRGRSRSLGRPLLNR
- a CDS encoding UBP-type zinc finger domain-containing protein translates to MPGCDHLAGAASPDPPEVLECPECVAADSTWVGLRQCLACGQIGCCDSSPGRHASAHFDVTGHATARSIEPGEFWRFCFIHRVIG
- a CDS encoding ABC transporter permease — translated: MTTLIRDTGIVFTRELRPVIRDPFTVVFSMIQPLFFLALFAPLLTDVPGLGSGSALQWFVPGVVAMSCLFGASMTGSNLLFEMQTGSHERTLVTPLSRPSLLIGRALKEIVPVIVQAFVVVAIVTPFSFELHLPGVLVGLVILSVFCVGLGSLSYALALAAKGQDWIFWTVQQTFLFPVLLLAGMMLPLDGAPGWLRTLSDLNPLTYIIEAERDLFNGSFDAQSMGAGALAAAIVCVLGVAVGTSAMRKSN
- a CDS encoding Trm112 family protein; protein product: MAIKPDLLAILVCPQDRGPLIDVDGQFLYNERLRCAYPIRDGVPILLIDEARDVDDAEHAQILQR